In one Nicotiana sylvestris chromosome 8, ASM39365v2, whole genome shotgun sequence genomic region, the following are encoded:
- the LOC138875877 gene encoding uncharacterized protein, producing MSLLRRLNYISRFIAQLTTTCEPIFKLLKKDASIKWTNDCPKAFGKIKDYLSKKFTNYEVKYTLLGRTCCVLTWVAQKLRNYLLDYTTYLISRMDPLKYIFQKLMPTGRLAKWQILLTKFDIVYVTRTTMKEQSLADHLVENPVDDEYMPLSTYFLDEEVNSIEEVVPDGHPICKIYFYGAVNIKGVGIGAILISPIEHHYPAKARLRFFCTNNTTEYEACIMGLKMAIDLDVHELLVMGDSDLLIRQAQGEWETRDIKLNPYRQCVQDLSKRFKSIEFRYIPRFHNELANALATLASMLPYPGNTHIDPLEIQFQNQHGYCNTIEIEPDGEPWYHDIKRFLKTREYSEHAKGDQKKL from the coding sequence ATGAGTTTGCTcaggaggttgaactacatcagtaggttcattgctcagctcacaaccacgtgcgagcccatctttaagttgctgaaaaaggatgcctCTATCAAGTGGACAAACGATTGCCCAAAAGCTTTTGGCAAGATCAAAgattatttgagcaagaagttcaccaattatgaggttaagtacacccttTTAGGAAGGACATGTTGTGTcttgacttgggtcgctcagaagctgagaaattatcttttggactatactacttacctcatatccagaatggatcctttgaagtatatcttccaaaaGCTAATGCCCACTGGCAGActcgcaaaatggcaaatcctgctcacaaagtttgacatcgtctatgtcactcgcaccacGATGAAAGAACAATCTTTGGCAGATCATTTGGTAGAGAACCCAGTTGATGATGAGTACATGCCACTTAGCACGTACTTCCTAGACGAAGAGGTCAACTCAATAGAGGAAGTGGTTCCAGACGGTCACCCTATATGCAAAATATATTTTTATGGGGCTGTCAATATCAAAGGAGTTGGGATCGGGGCAATCCTCATCTCACCTATTGAACATCATTACCCTGCAAAGGCCCGACTTCGATTCTTCTGTACCAATAATACGACGGAATACGAAGCTTGTATCATGGGTTTGAAAATGGCCATCGATCTAGATGTGCATGAACTATtggttatgggagattctgacttgcttatccggcaagcccaaggcgaatgggagactcgagacatCAAGCTTAATCCGTACAGACAATGTGTGCAAGACTTGAGCAAAAGGTTCAAATccatcgagttcaggtacattcccagGTTTCACAACGAGCTAGCCAATGCCTTGGCTACTTTAGCCTCGATGCTCCCTTATCCAGGCAACACTCATATTGATCCACTAGAAATCCAATTTCAGAATCAACATGGTTACTGCAATACAATTGAGATAGAAccagatggtgaaccatggtatcatgacataaaacgattcctgaaaacaagagaatatTCAGAGCATGCTAAAGGAGATCAAAAAAAACTATAA